The following coding sequences lie in one Trypanosoma brucei gambiense DAL972 chromosome 7, complete sequence genomic window:
- a CDS encoding histone H2A, putative, translating to MATPKQAVKKASKGGSSRSVKAGLIFPVGRVGTLLRRGQYARRIGASGAVYMAAVLEYLTAELLELSVKAASQQTKKTKRLTPRTVTLAVRHDDDLGALLRNVTMSRGGVMPSLNKALAKKQKSGKHAKATPSV from the coding sequence ATGGCAACACCCAAACaggcagtgaagaaggcgTCGAAGGGCGGGAGCAGCCGCTCTGTGAAGGCGGGGTTGATCTTCCCTGTGGGTCGCGTTGGTACGCTGCTGCGCCGCGGACAGTATGCCCGCCGCATCGGTGCTTCTGGCGCTGTGTACATGGCGGCTGTGCTGGAGTACTTGACTGCCGAACTGCTGGAGCTATCCGTGAAGGCTGCTTCCCaacagacgaagaagacgaagcGCTTGACGCCACGCACAGTAACCCTTGCTGTACGCCACGACGACGACCTTGGTGCGTTGCTGCGCAACGTGACCATGTCCCGCGGAGGTGTGATGCCGAGCCTCAACAAAGCTCtggcgaagaagcagaagagcgGAAAGCACGCGAAGGCGACGCCAAGCGTCTAG
- a CDS encoding ATP-dependent DEAD/H RNA helicase, putative translates to MPVSLTSVTTDGRTNTVPELRPYQQELFEKAIRGDSIIYLPTGGGKTVVAAAIAHYMRRKHEKRIVFVVNRVPLVAQQAKVLESVLGKGSRVATVRGGKKSVKSWSVLMDEGYDGVVITDSIFHEWIIGSPKAITEDTCLVVIDEVHNATGGCLKKIFEYIHRICPREPQRCASNDGVSEPTLPLLLGLTASPVLSFTRSDSLNKLIDVTRCRIVNVTEKMDNLLQEVPLPLTVGVEYYLSPPEEAFLFYLQRAAVALQDNLQVKKNAHLRAGFACPVASDGYINRCNEIKVKACSGTSGEVDRFAYSIATFLLCVSQAFVKLNEVSLGSAYKTVMDDKLFKSLQESPESAELVVPILEGLMKLLRESRHKYPERDPGQDDSSVGFDPFEVSSRVQFLLQLLSWIGKHVEANNGEVAGIIFCDTRASVFRITEAIEKIPTLSSLYKPRALVGKGKTLVDGEEKGMTDAQQRDVIDEFRKGNTRLLVATSLAEEGLDIAQCNLVIRYDSCVSLRSFIQSRGRARRRNALFIVFEHARREIKVAAVAMKAVRLQDFLVNVVRDAIEVGTRRAPRVWEESPKFWLRRFERRHNAPIERKETDCRTDFGSHTHPFIVELTVTIPNNSSPEKIVIPKPYEGKTISVKASGGRVKARQYAEYQLCEELDKRGILIGEDGERARSISTMKMLSNGILVCEEGSLSTSELRKLFSRNPTAIETYDRKDWGPHTPSSVLRDFLRRRRLPAPEIHINRSGDETRAKIYVYMRRDEKIEQRRFAASGVCALEEAAMKALKHMKIQLFTGTGHVETTDDIDSRDLAWESETSESEN, encoded by the coding sequence ATGCCCGTCTCCCTTACTTCAGTCACCACCGATGGAAGAACCAACACCGTCCCGGAACTTCGTCCGTACCAGCAGGAGCTGTTTGAGAAGGCGATACGTGGAGACTCTATTATTTACCTTCCAACTGGTGGGGGTAAGACAGTGGTTGCTGCGGCGATCGCACACTATATGCGACGTAAACACGAGAAACGGATAGTCTTCGTCGTGAATCGTGTTCCATTGGTGGCACAACAGGCAAAAGTGCTTGAAAGCGTTTTGGGGAAAGGGTCTCGGGTGGCGACGGTTCGTGGCGGTAAGAAATCCGTAAAGAGCTGGAGTGTGTTGATGGATGAAGGATACGATGGCGTTGTTATCACCGATTCCATATTTCACGAGTGGATTATCGGTTCCCCCAAAGCAATCACGGAGGACACGTGCCTGGTGGTCATCGACGAAGTTCATAACGCTACTGGTGGCTgtctaaaaaaaattttcgaGTATATACATAGAATATGTCCCCGAGAGCCGCAAAGGTGTGCCTCCAATGATGGCGTCAGCGAACCAactcttcccctccttcttgGTCTTACTGCTTCACCCGTTTTGTCCTTCACCAGGTCGGACTCGCTGAACAAACTCATCGACGTGACGCGCTGTCGCATCGTGAATGTGAcggagaagatggacaatcTGCTTCAAGAAGTGCCTTTACCGTTAACTGTAGGAGTGGAGTATTACCTCTCGCCTCCCGAAGAAGCATTTCTGTTTTATTTGCAGAGAGCCGCAGTGGCCCTACAGGATAATCTccaagtaaagaaaaatgcacaTTTAAGGGCGGGGTTTGCTTGTCCGGTGGCTTCTGATGGTTACATTAATAGGTGTAATGagataaaagtaaaagcgtGCAGTGGGACAAGCGGCGAGGTTGATAGGTTTGCGTACAGTATTGCTACGTTCTTACTTTGTGTGTCCCAAGCTTTCGTTAAACTAAACGAGGTCTCGCTCGGTAGTGCATACAAAACCGTCATGGATGATAAATTGTTTAAGTCGTTGCAAGAAAGTCCAGAATCGGCGGAGCTTGTTGTACCGATTCTTGAGGGTCTGATGAAGTTGCTACGGGAAAGCAGGCACAAGTATCCGGAAAGAGATCCAGGGCAGGACGATTCCTCAGTGGGTTTTGACCCATTTGAGGTATCTTCAAGGGTCCAGTTTTTATTGCAGTTGCTCAGTTGGATTGGCAAGCATGTGGAAGCTAATAATGGAGAAGTGGCTGGCATCATTTTCTGCGATACTCGTGCTTCCGTGTTCCGTATTACTGAAGCTATTGAGAAGATTCCCACGCTGAGCTCATTGTATAAGCCCCGAGCGCTCgtagggaaggggaaaacgcTAGTTgatggggaagaaaagggtaTGACCGATGCCCAACAGAGGGATGTTATAGATGAATTCCGGAAGGGCAATACAAGGCTTTTGGTGGCGACGTCCCTAGCTGAAGAGGGACTAGACATCGCCCAGTGCAACCTTGTTATTAGATATGACTCTTGTGTTTCACTTCGTAGTTTCATACAAAGTCGTGGGAGGGCCAGGCGGAGGAATGCACTCTTTATCGTTTTTGAGCATGCCCGTCGGGAGATTAAAGTTGCGGCTGTGGCGATGAAGGCGGTGCGTCTCCAGGATTTTCTTGTGAACGTTGTCCGTGATGCGATTGAGGTGGGGACTCGGCGGGCCCCCAGAGTTTGGGAGGAATCTCCGAAGTTTTGGTTACGTCGGTTTGAGCGCCGCCACAATGCACCGATTGAGAGGAAGGAGACGGACTGCCGTACGGATTTTGGAAGCCACACGCACCCGTTTATTGTAGAGCTCACTGTTACGATACCAAATAACTCTAGTCCTGAAAAAATTGTGATTCCTAAACCGTACGAGGGGAAGACCATTTCTGTAAAAGCGTCGGGCGGCCGTGTGAAAGCGCGGCAGTATGCCGAATATCAACTCTGTGAGGAACTAGACAAGAGGGGGATACTCATTGGTGAAGATGGTGAAAGGGCCCGCAGCATTTCAACGATGAAGATGCTGTCCAACGGAATTTTGGTATGTGAGGAGGGATCCCTCTCTACGTCGGAGCTTCGGAAGCTTTTTTCTCGGAATCCAACTGCAATAGAAACTTATGATAGGAAGGACTGGGGGCCCCACACTCCCTCTTCTGTCCTGCGGGATTTTCTCCGTCGTCGTCGTTTGCCTGCGCCAGAAATTCACATCAATCGCTCAGGGGACGAGACTAGAGCTAAAATTTATGTGTATATGCGGAGGGACgaaaaaattgagcaaagAAGGTTTGCTGCAAGCGGGGTTTGTGCTTTGGAGGAGGCAGCGATGAAGGCGCTAAAACATATGAAAATTCAGCTATTTACTGGCACTGGCCACGTCGAGACCACGGATGACATTGATAGCAGGGATTTAGCTTGGGAAAGTGAAACCAGCGAATCCGAGAATTAA